In Streptomyces alboniger, the following are encoded in one genomic region:
- a CDS encoding flavin-dependent oxidoreductase produces MTDVLVAGAGIGGLTAALGLHAAGIEVRVVDAVDELRPAGVGINLLPYAVRELTDLGLGAELAATAVAPDAMTHFDRHGNRIWSEPRGLADGHHWPQYSLHRGALQLLLLDAVRDRLGDHAVRTGTAFVRLAEREGGALRVILRDVARGREYAVRARALVGADGLHSAVRAMLHPGEGPPRWNGVRMWRGVAEWHPVLGGRTVAIAGSNAAAKLVVYPISRPAQERGRAVLNWVAEVRFPRAHHHAMAGPADWNRSGRLSDVLPHYAGWRVADLDVPALFAATRHILEYPMVDRDPLAWWGRGPVTLLGDAAHPMYPVGSSGGSQAILDAGVLARCLAYASPDREAGLRAYEEVRREAANAVVLANRDMPADRVLQAVAERAPDGFERVEDVLTPQELGALDAAYRRTTGLGP; encoded by the coding sequence ATGACCGACGTACTGGTGGCGGGCGCCGGCATCGGAGGGCTCACCGCCGCGCTCGGCCTGCACGCGGCGGGCATCGAGGTGCGCGTGGTGGACGCCGTCGACGAGCTGCGGCCGGCAGGGGTCGGCATCAACCTGCTTCCGTACGCCGTACGGGAGTTGACCGATCTCGGGCTCGGCGCCGAGCTGGCCGCGACCGCGGTCGCGCCGGACGCCATGACCCACTTCGACCGGCACGGCAACCGCATCTGGAGCGAGCCGCGCGGCCTCGCGGACGGCCACCACTGGCCGCAGTACTCCCTCCACCGCGGCGCCCTCCAACTGCTCCTCCTCGACGCGGTGCGCGACCGGCTCGGCGACCACGCGGTGCGTACCGGCACCGCCTTCGTCCGCCTCGCCGAGCGCGAGGGCGGCGCACTGCGGGTGATCCTGCGGGACGTGGCGCGCGGCCGGGAGTACGCGGTGCGGGCGCGGGCCCTGGTCGGGGCGGACGGGCTGCACTCGGCGGTGCGGGCCATGCTGCACCCCGGCGAGGGGCCGCCGCGGTGGAACGGCGTCCGGATGTGGCGCGGCGTCGCCGAATGGCATCCCGTGCTCGGCGGGCGGACCGTCGCCATCGCGGGCAGCAACGCCGCCGCCAAACTCGTCGTCTACCCGATCTCGCGGCCCGCCCAGGAGCGGGGCAGGGCGGTGCTCAACTGGGTGGCGGAGGTGCGGTTCCCGCGGGCGCACCACCACGCCATGGCGGGGCCCGCCGACTGGAACCGCTCCGGGCGGCTCTCGGACGTCCTGCCGCACTACGCGGGGTGGCGCGTCGCCGACCTCGACGTCCCCGCGCTGTTCGCCGCCACGCGGCACATCCTGGAGTACCCGATGGTGGACCGGGACCCGCTGGCGTGGTGGGGCCGCGGCCCGGTGACCCTGCTCGGCGACGCGGCGCACCCCATGTACCCCGTGGGGTCCAGCGGCGGCTCCCAGGCGATCCTCGACGCGGGCGTCCTCGCCCGCTGCCTCGCGTACGCCTCGCCGGACCGGGAGGCGGGGCTGCGGGCCTACGAGGAGGTGCGCAGGGAGGCGGCCAACGCGGTGGTCCTCGCCAACCGCGACATGCCGGCCGACCGCGTCCTCCAAGCGGTCGCGGAGCGGGCGCCCGATGGCTTCGAGCGGGTGGAGGACGTCCTGACTCCGCAGGAACTGGGCGCGCTGGACGCGGCGTACCGGCGGACAACTGGCCTGGGGCCTTGA
- the pepN gene encoding aminopeptidase N, which produces MPGTNLTREEAQQRAKLLTVDSYEIELDLSGAQEGGTFRSVTTVRFDSAEGGAETFIDLVAPAVHEVVLNGHALDVAAVFRDSRIALRHLAAGPNELKVVADCEYTNTGEGLHRFVDPVDQQAYLYTQFEVPDARRVFASFEQPDLKATFRFTVKAPSGWTVISNSPTPEPKDDVWFFEPTPRISSYITALIVGPYHSVHSSYEGPNGQSVPLGIYCRPSLAEFLDSDAIFEVTRQGFDWFQEKFDYAYPFAKYDQLFVPEFNAGAMENAGAVTIRDQYVFRSKVTDAAYETRAETILHELAHMWFGDLVTMEWWNDLWLNESFATYTSIACQAYAEGSRWPHSWTTFANSMKTWAYRQDQLPSTHPIMADIRDLDDVLVNFDGITYAKGASVLKQLVAYVGMDEFFRGVQAYFKAHAFGNTRLSDLLGALEETSGRDLKTWSKKWLETAGINVLRPVVDVDTKGVITSFAVKQEAPALPAGAKGESTLRPHRIAIGLYDLDEASGKLVRTDRVELDVDGELTAVDALVGKARPAVILLNDDDLSYAKVRLDTESLAFVTEHIGDFEASLPRALCWASAWDMTRDAELPTRDYLSLVLSGIGKESDIGVVQSLHRQVKLALDLYAAPARREEALTRWTEATLTHLRSAEPGSDHQLAWARAFAATARTDAELSLLERLLDGSESIEGLAVDTELRWAFVGRLAATGRLDEAGIAAELERDRTAAGERHAASARAARPTAEAKAAAWASVVESDTLPNAVQEAVIGGFVQTDQRELLAPYTEKFFASVKEAWDSRSHEMAQQIALGLYPSLQVSRATLDATDAWLASTNPSAALRRLITESRAGVERALRARDADA; this is translated from the coding sequence GTGCCCGGCACCAATCTGACCCGCGAAGAGGCGCAGCAGAGGGCGAAGCTGCTGACCGTTGACTCGTACGAGATCGAGCTCGATCTCTCCGGAGCACAGGAGGGCGGCACCTTTCGGTCCGTGACCACGGTGCGCTTCGACTCCGCGGAGGGCGGCGCGGAGACCTTCATCGACCTGGTGGCCCCCGCGGTCCACGAGGTCGTCCTGAACGGCCACGCGCTGGACGTGGCCGCGGTGTTCCGCGACTCGCGCATCGCGCTGAGGCACCTGGCGGCGGGCCCCAACGAACTGAAGGTCGTCGCCGACTGCGAGTACACCAACACCGGTGAGGGCCTGCACCGCTTCGTCGACCCGGTCGACCAGCAGGCCTACCTCTACACGCAGTTCGAGGTGCCCGACGCGCGCCGCGTCTTCGCGAGCTTCGAGCAGCCGGACCTGAAGGCGACGTTCCGGTTCACGGTGAAGGCGCCGAGCGGCTGGACGGTCATCTCCAACTCGCCGACGCCCGAGCCCAAGGACGACGTCTGGTTCTTCGAGCCGACGCCGCGCATCTCCTCGTACATCACGGCCCTGATCGTCGGCCCGTACCACTCGGTGCACTCCTCGTACGAGGGCCCGAACGGCCAGTCGGTGCCGCTCGGCATCTACTGCCGGCCCTCGCTCGCCGAGTTCCTCGACTCGGACGCGATCTTCGAGGTGACGCGGCAGGGCTTCGACTGGTTCCAGGAGAAGTTCGACTACGCGTACCCCTTCGCGAAGTACGACCAGCTCTTCGTGCCGGAGTTCAACGCGGGCGCGATGGAGAACGCGGGCGCGGTGACCATCCGCGACCAGTACGTGTTCCGTTCGAAGGTGACGGACGCGGCGTACGAGACGCGCGCGGAGACCATCCTCCACGAGCTGGCCCACATGTGGTTCGGCGACCTGGTGACGATGGAGTGGTGGAACGACCTCTGGCTGAACGAGTCGTTCGCGACGTACACGTCGATCGCCTGCCAGGCGTACGCGGAGGGCTCGCGCTGGCCGCACTCCTGGACGACGTTCGCCAACTCGATGAAGACGTGGGCGTACCGCCAGGACCAGCTGCCGTCCACGCACCCGATCATGGCGGACATCCGCGACCTGGACGACGTCCTCGTCAACTTCGACGGCATCACGTACGCGAAGGGCGCGAGCGTCCTCAAGCAGCTGGTCGCCTACGTCGGCATGGACGAGTTCTTCCGGGGCGTGCAGGCGTACTTCAAGGCGCACGCGTTCGGCAACACGCGCCTGTCGGACCTCCTCGGCGCCCTGGAGGAGACCAGTGGGCGCGACCTGAAGACGTGGTCGAAGAAGTGGCTGGAGACGGCGGGCATCAACGTGCTGCGCCCGGTCGTGGACGTCGACACGAAGGGCGTCATCACGTCCTTCGCCGTCAAGCAGGAGGCCCCCGCGCTTCCCGCGGGCGCGAAGGGCGAGTCGACGCTGCGGCCGCACCGGATCGCGATCGGCCTCTACGACCTGGACGAGGCGTCCGGCAAGCTGGTGCGCACGGACCGCGTGGAGCTGGACGTCGACGGTGAACTGACGGCGGTGGACGCGCTGGTGGGCAAGGCCCGCCCGGCGGTGATCCTGCTGAACGACGACGACCTCTCGTACGCGAAGGTCCGCCTGGACACCGAGTCCCTGGCGTTCGTCACGGAGCACATCGGCGACTTCGAGGCGTCGCTGCCGCGCGCCCTGTGCTGGGCCTCCGCCTGGGACATGACGCGCGACGCGGAGCTGCCGACGCGGGACTACCTCTCCCTGGTCCTGTCCGGCATCGGGAAGGAGTCCGACATCGGCGTCGTGCAGTCGCTGCACCGCCAGGTGAAGCTGGCGCTCGACCTGTACGCGGCGCCGGCCCGCCGCGAGGAGGCGCTGACCCGCTGGACGGAGGCGACCCTCACCCACCTCCGCTCGGCCGAGCCGGGCAGCGACCACCAGCTGGCGTGGGCGCGGGCCTTCGCGGCGACGGCCCGCACGGACGCCGAACTCTCGCTCCTCGAACGCCTGCTTGACGGCTCGGAGTCGATCGAGGGCCTGGCCGTGGACACCGAGCTGCGCTGGGCGTTCGTGGGCCGACTGGCGGCGACGGGGCGTCTCGACGAGGCGGGGATCGCGGCGGAGCTGGAGCGGGACAGGACGGCCGCGGGCGAGCGCCACGCGGCGTCGGCGCGGGCGGCGCGGCCGACCGCGGAGGCCAAGGCCGCGGCGTGGGCCTCGGTCGTCGAGTCCGACACCCTGCCCAACGCGGTCCAGGAGGCGGTGATCGGCGGCTTCGTCCAGACGGACCAGCGGGAGCTGCTCGCCCCCTACACGGAGAAGTTCTTCGCCTCGGTCAAGGAGGCGTGGGACTCCCGCTCCCACGAGATGGCCCAGCAGATCGCCCTCGGCCTCTACCCGTCCCTCCAGGTCTCCCGGGCCACGCTGGACGCCACGGACGCCTGGCTCGCCTCGACGAACCCGTCGGCGGCCCTGCGCCGCCTGATCACGGAGTCGCGGGCGGGCGTGGAGCGGGCGCTGCGGGCGCGGGACGCCGACGCGTAG
- a CDS encoding LysR family transcriptional regulator gives MSEWDIKKLTILRTLSERGTVTATAGALRMTPSAVSQQLSNLAKQLGVPLLEAHGRRVRLTDAAHLVLRHAEAVFAQLEQADAELAAYAQGEAGEVRVGAFSTAVPALVVPAVRALREAAPGILVRVRETEAAKAYELLAAGEVDLALSLAVQAPASPDADTRFTRESLVADPLDVALPVDHPLATMEGLRLADLAGEPWIFGGSGPWSEITRAACEGAGFTPEQAHSASGWTAILAMVEAGMGVALVPRMAAVRRDGVVMRELTADQPRRHVVAAVRRGAAGGAAVSRVLGALRDSVPGGA, from the coding sequence ATGAGCGAGTGGGACATCAAGAAGCTGACGATCCTGCGTACGTTGAGCGAGCGGGGGACCGTCACGGCGACGGCGGGGGCTTTGCGGATGACGCCGTCGGCCGTGTCGCAGCAGCTGTCCAACCTCGCCAAGCAGCTGGGCGTACCGCTCCTGGAGGCGCACGGCCGCCGGGTGCGGCTGACCGACGCGGCACATCTCGTGCTGCGGCACGCGGAAGCCGTCTTCGCCCAACTGGAGCAGGCGGACGCCGAGTTGGCCGCGTATGCGCAGGGCGAGGCCGGGGAGGTGCGGGTCGGGGCGTTCTCCACCGCCGTGCCCGCGCTCGTCGTGCCGGCGGTGCGGGCCCTGCGGGAGGCGGCGCCCGGCATCCTCGTACGCGTCCGGGAGACCGAGGCGGCGAAGGCGTACGAACTCCTCGCCGCCGGGGAGGTGGACCTCGCCCTGTCCCTCGCGGTGCAGGCGCCCGCCTCGCCCGACGCGGACACGCGCTTCACCAGGGAGTCCCTCGTCGCGGACCCCCTGGACGTGGCGCTGCCCGTCGACCACCCGCTGGCGACGATGGAGGGACTGCGCCTCGCCGACCTGGCGGGGGAGCCGTGGATCTTCGGCGGCAGCGGACCGTGGTCGGAGATCACCCGGGCGGCGTGCGAGGGCGCCGGATTCACGCCCGAGCAGGCGCATTCCGCGTCCGGCTGGACGGCGATCCTCGCGATGGTGGAGGCGGGGATGGGGGTGGCGCTGGTCCCGCGGATGGCGGCGGTACGCCGTGACGGCGTCGTCATGCGAGAACTCACGGCGGACCAGCCTCGGCGGCATGTGGTGGCGGCGGTCCGCAGGGGTGCGGCAGGCGGGGCAGCGGTCTCGCGAGTCCTGGGCGCCCTCCGGGACTCGGTCCCGGGCGGGGCCTGA
- a CDS encoding DMT family transporter codes for MTVLDRTPTPTRGAPPAPASAARPLGVGLALALLATVVWSGSFVTSRALHDAVPPVQHAFWRWIIAIAAVAPFAARETWRQRKALRAHLRFLLLAALLGVTLYNTLVNQAGMTTTAGNMGMIMAASPVLMAVCERVGGTRLGARRVTGMLVACAGVLLLVSKGSLTMDLAVGDLWVIAAALSFGSYSALLKRKPAGIGGLPFLFSTFVLGALMLLPVFVVSYAVQGGFEPTAGTVSPLLYVGVVSSAVAFFAWNKAVSIIGAARAGVVYYLQPVCVALLSFALLGEAMGWLRVLCMGLILGGLVLGAARAR; via the coding sequence GTGACAGTCCTCGACCGGACCCCCACCCCCACCCGCGGCGCGCCGCCCGCCCCGGCGAGCGCCGCCCGGCCCCTCGGCGTCGGGCTCGCCCTCGCGCTCCTCGCCACGGTCGTCTGGTCCGGCAGCTTCGTCACCTCCCGCGCCCTGCACGACGCCGTTCCGCCCGTCCAGCACGCCTTCTGGCGCTGGATCATCGCGATCGCCGCGGTGGCGCCCTTCGCGGCACGGGAGACCTGGCGGCAGCGGAAAGCGCTCCGCGCGCACCTGCGGTTCCTGCTCCTCGCCGCCCTGCTCGGCGTCACCCTCTACAACACCCTGGTGAACCAGGCGGGCATGACGACCACCGCGGGCAACATGGGCATGATCATGGCCGCCTCGCCCGTCCTGATGGCCGTCTGCGAACGCGTCGGCGGCACCCGGCTCGGCGCGCGCCGCGTGACGGGCATGCTCGTCGCCTGCGCGGGCGTCCTGCTCCTGGTCAGCAAGGGCTCCCTCACCATGGACCTCGCGGTCGGTGACCTGTGGGTGATCGCGGCCGCGCTCTCCTTCGGCTCCTACAGCGCACTCCTCAAGCGCAAGCCCGCCGGGATCGGCGGACTCCCCTTCCTCTTCTCGACGTTCGTGCTCGGCGCCCTGATGCTGCTGCCGGTGTTCGTCGTCAGCTACGCGGTGCAGGGCGGCTTCGAGCCGACCGCCGGCACGGTCTCCCCGCTCCTGTACGTGGGTGTGGTCTCGTCGGCGGTCGCCTTCTTCGCCTGGAACAAGGCCGTCTCGATCATCGGCGCCGCCCGTGCCGGAGTCGTCTACTACCTCCAGCCGGTCTGCGTGGCCCTGCTCTCCTTCGCGCTTCTCGGCGAGGCGATGGGATGGTTGCGGGTCCTGTGCATGGGGCTGATCCTCGGCGGGCTCGTGCTCGGCGCGGCCCGCGCGAGGTAG
- a CDS encoding FAD-dependent monooxygenase: protein MNGTTAEYDGITEGTYDRGVVVVGAGPTGLLLAGDLAAAGVPVTLVEKRAPGISNLSRAMVVHARTLEQLDARGLADELEAKGEPLDKLRLYDRLSLDLADLPSRFRHVLVLPQYEVERVLERRAAGAGVRFAYETEVAGLTQDADGVTLAVRGPGGEPGTLRAAYVVGADGLRSGVREAVGLPFPGRSVIRSLVLADVRLAEKPPTLLTVDAVGDAFAFIAPFADGYYRVIGWDRTRDVPDSEPLALDEVKDIVRQALGRDFGMRDARWMSRFHSDERQVPAYRVGRVFLAGDAAHVHSPAGGQGMNTGLQDAANLSWKLAAAVNGRAPQGLLDTYQTERHPVGKAVLRSSGGLVRLAMAKRPWTLAARAGLAAVVNRVGPVRKKAVGQITGIGFAYPAPRGAHPLVGRRAPDVALKEGRLYEALRAGEFVLVAPDGVQREAGRAVVAHWSSDRRTTLLVRPDGYVAWAAEEADAATVTAALERSAQL from the coding sequence ATGAACGGTACGACCGCCGAGTACGACGGCATCACCGAGGGCACGTACGACCGCGGCGTCGTGGTCGTCGGTGCCGGACCCACCGGCCTGCTGCTCGCCGGGGACCTCGCCGCCGCCGGCGTCCCCGTCACCCTCGTCGAGAAGCGGGCGCCCGGCATCAGCAACCTCTCCCGCGCGATGGTCGTGCACGCCCGCACGCTGGAGCAGCTCGACGCGCGGGGTCTCGCCGACGAGCTGGAGGCCAAGGGGGAGCCACTGGACAAGCTCCGCCTGTACGACCGCCTCTCACTCGACCTCGCGGACCTGCCCTCCCGCTTCCGCCACGTGCTCGTGCTGCCGCAGTACGAGGTCGAGCGGGTCCTGGAGCGGCGGGCGGCCGGTGCCGGGGTGCGTTTCGCGTACGAGACCGAGGTCGCGGGGCTCACCCAGGACGCGGACGGCGTGACGCTCGCGGTGCGAGGGCCGGGCGGCGAGCCGGGTACCCTCCGCGCCGCCTACGTCGTCGGCGCGGACGGCCTGCGCAGCGGCGTGCGCGAGGCGGTCGGGCTGCCCTTCCCCGGCAGGTCCGTCATCCGCTCGCTCGTCCTCGCCGACGTCAGGCTCGCGGAGAAGCCCCCGACCCTGCTCACCGTCGACGCCGTCGGTGACGCCTTCGCCTTCATCGCGCCCTTCGCCGACGGCTACTACCGCGTCATCGGCTGGGACCGCACCCGCGACGTCCCCGACAGCGAGCCGCTCGCCCTCGACGAGGTCAAGGACATCGTCCGGCAGGCGCTCGGCCGCGACTTCGGGATGCGTGACGCCCGCTGGATGTCCCGCTTCCACAGCGACGAACGGCAGGTGCCCGCGTACCGCGTGGGCCGGGTCTTCCTGGCCGGGGACGCGGCCCACGTCCACTCCCCGGCGGGCGGTCAGGGCATGAACACGGGTCTCCAGGACGCCGCGAACCTGAGCTGGAAACTGGCGGCCGCCGTCAACGGCCGTGCTCCGCAAGGCCTGTTGGACACGTATCAGACCGAGCGGCACCCGGTCGGCAAGGCGGTCCTGCGCAGCAGCGGCGGGCTCGTCAGGCTCGCGATGGCCAAGCGCCCGTGGACACTGGCCGCGCGGGCGGGGCTCGCCGCCGTCGTGAACCGCGTGGGCCCGGTGCGGAAGAAGGCGGTCGGCCAGATCACCGGAATCGGCTTCGCCTACCCCGCCCCGAGAGGTGCCCACCCCCTGGTGGGGCGCCGGGCCCCCGATGTGGCGCTCAAGGAGGGGCGCCTCTACGAGGCCCTGCGGGCGGGCGAGTTCGTCCTCGTCGCGCCGGACGGTGTGCAGCGTGAGGCGGGACGGGCGGTGGTCGCGCACTGGTCGAGCGACCGGCGTACGACGCTCCTGGTCAGGCCCGACGGGTACGTGGCGTGGGCGGCGGAGGAGGCGGACGCGGCGACGGTGACGGCGGCGCTGGAACGTTCAGCTCAGCTTTAA
- a CDS encoding TetR family transcriptional regulator — translation MTENALPSPASTAPLPSPASPASGSSPRRSDATRAGILAAARERFATDGYERATIRAIARDANIDPSMVMRYYGNKEGLFAAATSVDLRIPDFGPVAREDVGRVLVAHFLDMWEDADALTALLRMGMTHQAGAERMREVFAEQVLPVARAVCPDPAEAPTRAALCAAQLLGLALTRYVLRFPPSAALTREEITRWLAPTVQRYLTAERP, via the coding sequence ATGACCGAGAACGCCCTCCCGTCCCCCGCGTCCACCGCGCCCCTGCCGTCCCCCGCGTCCCCCGCGTCCGGCTCGTCGCCCCGCCGCTCCGACGCCACCCGCGCCGGCATCCTCGCGGCGGCCCGCGAGCGGTTCGCGACCGACGGGTACGAGCGCGCCACGATCCGCGCCATCGCCAGGGACGCGAACATCGACCCGTCGATGGTCATGCGCTACTACGGCAACAAGGAGGGCCTCTTCGCGGCCGCCACCTCGGTGGACCTGCGGATCCCGGATTTCGGGCCGGTGGCGCGCGAGGACGTGGGACGGGTGCTCGTGGCGCACTTCCTGGACATGTGGGAGGACGCGGACGCGCTCACCGCGCTGCTCCGCATGGGCATGACCCATCAGGCGGGTGCCGAGCGCATGCGGGAGGTGTTCGCCGAGCAGGTGCTGCCGGTCGCGCGGGCGGTCTGTCCGGACCCGGCCGAGGCGCCGACGCGTGCCGCGCTCTGCGCCGCACAGCTGCTGGGCCTCGCGCTGACCCGGTACGTGCTGCGGTTCCCGCCGTCGGCCGCGCTGACGCGGGAGGAGATCACCCGCTGGCTGGCGCCGACCGTCCAGCGCTATCTGACGGCCGAGCGGCCGTGA